In the genome of Candidatus Saccharimonadales bacterium, one region contains:
- a CDS encoding CAP domain-containing protein → MAKIKTHPKYDTRKTATPKPKGIDHKAFEKVYWPFIPVFIATALLLSLAIQTVPLHHLTGKVLGYQTSKNSDQLLKDTNLQREKAGESDLKINDELTKAAQAKADDMAKRDYWSHNTPQGVAPWSFVTATGYVYQSMGENLAAGFNDDDAVVNAWMASPHHRENILDKNYSQVGFGYANNPNYTAAGGGPMTIVVAFYAQPASVFVNPKTNFTGQTLGASTTRVAAAFNSSLSPWLPVILLFGGLAALGIFIEKHRRYFATAAAQGERYILRHPATDFCLLIIACLVFLLNQTAGFIK, encoded by the coding sequence ATGGCCAAAATCAAAACTCATCCTAAATACGACACTCGAAAAACCGCTACGCCCAAGCCCAAGGGCATAGACCACAAAGCTTTCGAAAAAGTCTATTGGCCGTTTATTCCTGTTTTTATTGCCACCGCCCTGCTGCTCAGCTTGGCTATCCAAACCGTGCCGTTGCATCATTTAACCGGCAAGGTTCTGGGCTACCAGACTAGCAAAAACTCAGATCAATTATTAAAGGATACTAATCTTCAGCGCGAGAAAGCCGGTGAGTCGGACCTTAAAATTAACGACGAACTTACCAAGGCCGCTCAGGCCAAAGCCGACGATATGGCTAAGCGCGATTACTGGAGTCATAACACACCGCAAGGAGTCGCTCCTTGGAGTTTCGTGACGGCCACCGGCTATGTTTACCAAAGCATGGGCGAAAACTTAGCTGCCGGCTTTAACGACGATGATGCTGTAGTGAACGCTTGGATGGCCAGCCCTCACCACCGCGAAAACATTCTTGATAAAAACTACAGCCAGGTTGGCTTTGGCTACGCTAATAATCCAAATTACACAGCTGCCGGTGGCGGACCTATGACAATAGTCGTGGCTTTTTACGCCCAACCGGCCAGCGTGTTCGTTAATCCAAAGACTAATTTTACAGGACAGACTCTGGGAGCCTCTACTACCCGTGTCGCTGCCGCCTTTAACAGTTCTTTGTCGCCGTGGCTGCCGGTAATATTGCTCTTTGGGGGATTGGCTGCTTTGGGTATATTTATCGAAAAGCACCGCCGCTATTTTGCTACCGCGGCTGCTCAGGGCGAGCGTTATATTTTGCGCCATCCGGCAACTGATTTTTGCCTGCTAATAATTGCTTGTCTGGTGTTCCTGCTGAACCAAACCGCCGGGTTTATCAAATAG
- a CDS encoding TrmH family RNA methyltransferase: MREIVLIVNDIRSTHNVGSLLRTADGLGVNKVYLTGYTPFPKIADDPRLPHLAARISKQINKTALGAEESVDWQHCEDINDVLADLYAEGFDVAALEQSNTSIKLNEYQPPEKIALLIGSEVEGVDKNLLKKVKLHIEIPMFGKKESFNVANAAAIALYHLRFN; encoded by the coding sequence ATGAGAGAAATTGTTTTGATAGTCAACGATATCCGCTCCACTCATAATGTGGGCAGCCTGCTAAGAACAGCCGACGGCCTGGGCGTAAATAAAGTTTACTTAACAGGTTATACGCCGTTTCCTAAAATAGCCGACGACCCACGCTTGCCGCATTTGGCTGCCAGAATATCCAAGCAAATAAACAAAACTGCTTTAGGCGCCGAAGAAAGTGTGGACTGGCAGCACTGCGAAGATATTAATGACGTTTTGGCCGATTTATATGCCGAAGGATTTGATGTCGCTGCATTAGAACAATCCAATACCTCCATTAAACTCAATGAGTATCAGCCACCCGAGAAAATAGCCTTGTTAATCGGCAGCGAAGTGGAAGGTGTAGATAAAAATCTGCTTAAGAAAGTTAAACTCCATATAGAGATTCCAATGTTTGGCAAAAAAGAATCCTTTAATGTAGCCAACGCCGCAGCCATAGCGCTGTATCACTTGAGATTTAATTAA
- a CDS encoding GspE/PulE family protein, producing MAQDARTIEETATQRRAGVLNLAYVDTTKVHKQLYPNILGVTELYQLKIIPLVADEHYIQFGVTTTTSQQTINSLRQRFSDQRLDFSLISESGYRDYMKLYDPPKEVHYENIELADKTDIIAEVSASLERVRPDDMLAYLVQQAYKLKASDIHIENMRENVRIRFRVDGVLHPVAYLSHDNYRHLSASLASAANVSTASKEAQTGHISRQYHLATGEDITLNLRVETVQSVYGMDVVMRLFNLKLEFFKLENLGLSPDEAEIVNDVIKHPTGMVLVVGPTGSGKTTTLYSLINTLNTSERKIITLEDPVEYNMPGVVQIPVEGSLKEQSFAESLRAVLRLDPDVVMVGEIRDQDTAKTALQAALTGHLVLSTFHASSSAAALTRMVDMIGVNPLFASAIHLIMAQRLVRRLDDATKQAYKPDETLKAQLKTVIDTLPPNVSRPNIDDITLYQPVKTAENPFGYKGQMALREQLIMTPGVQKMLGLPPGQLTTNGLEHQAVSEGMLTMLQDGVLKAIEGLTTIEEVYRVVG from the coding sequence ATGGCTCAAGACGCTAGGACCATTGAGGAGACGGCTACACAACGCCGGGCGGGGGTTCTCAATCTCGCCTATGTTGATACTACTAAGGTGCATAAGCAGTTGTACCCGAATATTCTTGGTGTGACGGAACTTTATCAGCTCAAAATCATTCCGTTAGTAGCCGATGAGCACTACATTCAGTTCGGGGTTACGACTACTACTTCTCAGCAGACTATCAATAGCTTGCGCCAGCGTTTTAGTGACCAGCGCTTAGACTTTTCGCTTATAAGTGAATCCGGCTATCGCGACTACATGAAGCTTTATGATCCGCCCAAAGAAGTTCATTACGAAAATATCGAGCTGGCTGACAAAACAGACATAATTGCCGAAGTTAGCGCCAGCTTAGAGCGGGTTCGCCCCGATGACATGCTGGCTTATTTGGTGCAGCAAGCATACAAGCTAAAGGCCAGCGATATTCACATCGAAAATATGCGCGAAAACGTACGCATTCGCTTTAGAGTCGACGGCGTTTTGCATCCAGTAGCTTATTTAAGTCACGACAACTACCGACATTTAAGCGCCAGTTTGGCCAGTGCGGCTAACGTATCGACGGCCTCCAAAGAAGCGCAAACAGGCCACATTAGCCGCCAGTACCATTTGGCCACCGGCGAAGACATAACTCTAAACCTACGTGTCGAAACGGTACAAAGCGTTTACGGCATGGACGTAGTAATGCGTCTGTTTAATCTCAAGCTGGAATTCTTCAAGCTTGAAAATCTTGGCTTAAGTCCGGACGAGGCCGAAATAGTTAATGACGTTATTAAACATCCAACTGGCATGGTGCTGGTTGTGGGTCCGACTGGCAGTGGCAAAACTACCACGCTTTACTCTTTGATTAACACGCTTAATACATCAGAACGCAAAATTATAACTCTCGAAGATCCAGTGGAATACAATATGCCTGGCGTAGTTCAGATTCCGGTAGAAGGTAGCTTGAAAGAACAGAGCTTTGCCGAAAGTTTGCGGGCCGTTTTGCGCCTGGATCCCGATGTCGTGATGGTCGGCGAAATCCGCGACCAAGACACCGCTAAAACAGCTTTGCAGGCTGCACTTACCGGCCACTTGGTACTGTCAACTTTTCACGCTAGCAGTTCAGCAGCAGCTTTGACCCGAATGGTAGATATGATTGGCGTAAATCCGTTGTTTGCCAGCGCCATTCACCTGATTATGGCTCAAAGATTAGTGCGGCGTCTCGATGATGCTACCAAGCAGGCTTATAAACCAGACGAAACCTTAAAGGCTCAACTTAAAACTGTAATTGATACCTTGCCGCCAAATGTCTCGCGCCCTAATATCGACGATATAACTCTTTATCAACCAGTCAAAACCGCCGAAAACCCATTTGGCTACAAAGGCCAAATGGCCTTGCGCGAACAGTTAATTATGACGCCTGGCGTTCAAAAAATGCTGGGTTTGCCGCCGGGGCAGCTGACGACTAACGGGCTCGAGCACCAAGCCGTAAGCGAAGGCATGTTGACCATGCTCCAAGACGGCGTCCTGAAGGCTATCGAAGGGCTTACGACTATTGAAGAGGTTTATAGGGTTGTTGGCTGA
- the rplS gene encoding 50S ribosomal protein L19, with product MQSLAQKISDKHKKSAVVTIKSGDTVRVHQKIVEGGKERVQIFEGLVIRVSRTNSLTSTFTVRRIASGVGVEKTYLIHSPNVLKVEVTKRSKVRRNYLTYMRARTGKSARLTSVDFDRRAVNDVHDAATTAEEERIVHEHTEEHEPLAAEAKEQKAEAEAEAKAEAPKTEAEKLEAQPLERAEAKSPAQQQNKE from the coding sequence ATGCAAAGTTTAGCTCAGAAAATTAGTGACAAGCACAAGAAAAGCGCCGTAGTGACAATCAAGAGCGGTGACACCGTTCGCGTTCACCAAAAAATTGTCGAAGGCGGCAAAGAGCGCGTTCAGATTTTTGAAGGCCTAGTAATTCGCGTCAGCCGTACCAATTCCCTAACTAGCACCTTTACTGTTCGCCGCATTGCCAGCGGCGTAGGGGTTGAAAAGACTTATTTGATTCACTCACCAAATGTTTTGAAAGTAGAAGTTACCAAACGCAGCAAAGTTCGCCGCAACTACCTGACCTACATGCGCGCCCGCACCGGCAAGAGTGCCCGCTTGACCAGCGTTGATTTTGACCGCCGCGCCGTAAACGATGTTCACGATGCTGCTACTACCGCCGAAGAAGAGCGTATTGTTCACGAACACACCGAAGAGCACGAACCTCTAGCCGCAGAGGCTAAAGAACAAAAAGCCGAAGCTGAGGCAGAAGCCAAGGCCGAAGCGCCAAAAACCGAAGCCGAAAAACTAGAAGCCCAACCCCTAGAAAGAGCGGAAGCTAAATCTCCCGCTCAACAGCAAAATAAGGAATAA
- a CDS encoding SDR family NAD(P)-dependent oxidoreductase has protein sequence MKTVVITGSSRGIGLATAQLFLDKGWRVIGTFNKTAIPLQHKNLIRVRLDLSQPKDIAGTAKSITEHSSHIDALINNAGVALDQKSEGIDIDVIRKTFEVNLFNLVDLTQRLVPLMAKGAHVINIDSNYGAQSLPIDDDTHVGYRLSKAALNMYTRILAFHLKGQGVIISSLDPGWVRTDMGYEAGDDVFQPDREADEVAQDIYDIVQTVKESGFFWRFGQKREW, from the coding sequence ATGAAAACGGTCGTTATAACTGGTTCTAGCAGGGGCATTGGCTTGGCTACGGCCCAACTATTTTTAGATAAAGGTTGGCGGGTTATAGGTACTTTTAATAAAACCGCCATTCCGCTTCAACACAAAAATCTGATTAGAGTTAGACTTGACTTGTCCCAGCCCAAAGATATTGCTGGAACCGCAAAATCTATCACCGAACATTCGTCGCATATTGACGCTTTGATAAATAACGCCGGCGTAGCTCTGGACCAAAAAAGCGAAGGCATAGATATAGACGTTATTAGAAAGACTTTTGAGGTTAATTTATTTAACCTTGTTGATTTGACTCAGCGACTCGTCCCGTTAATGGCCAAAGGCGCCCATGTCATAAACATAGACTCCAACTATGGAGCTCAATCATTACCAATCGATGATGACACCCATGTTGGCTACAGATTGTCAAAAGCGGCGCTCAATATGTATACGCGTATCCTAGCCTTCCATCTAAAAGGTCAAGGGGTAATTATTTCGTCTCTGGATCCGGGCTGGGTAAGGACGGACATGGGCTACGAAGCCGGTGATGATGTGTTCCAGCCAGATAGGGAAGCAGACGAGGTCGCTCAAGACATCTACGATATCGTGCAAACGGTGAAAGAATCCGGCTTTTTTTGGCGCTTTGGCCAAAAACGTGAGTGGTAG
- a CDS encoding ribonuclease HII, whose product MDEVGRGCLAGPLLVVAARSKGELPPGLKDSKLLTRAQREAFYKNLIEVCDFGEGWVSAAEINKLGLGRCLRLGVKRAIDDLQVELDEEIMMDGIVNYIPKKFINRRCEAKADNNYPIVSAASILAKVKRDDYMRKLAIKYSEYGFESHVGYGTKAHYLAIQKLGPLKFVHRTNFAPFQELPQQL is encoded by the coding sequence ATTGATGAAGTCGGTAGGGGCTGTTTGGCGGGGCCGCTTTTAGTGGTTGCCGCCCGGTCAAAAGGCGAATTGCCGCCAGGGCTTAAGGATTCCAAATTATTAACTCGTGCCCAGCGCGAAGCTTTTTATAAAAACTTAATTGAAGTCTGCGACTTTGGCGAAGGCTGGGTAAGCGCGGCCGAAATTAACAAACTTGGACTGGGCCGGTGCCTGAGGCTGGGAGTGAAGCGGGCAATTGATGATTTGCAGGTTGAATTAGACGAAGAGATTATGATGGACGGCATCGTCAATTACATTCCCAAAAAATTTATCAACCGTCGGTGCGAAGCTAAAGCCGATAATAATTATCCAATTGTTAGTGCGGCCAGCATACTGGCCAAAGTCAAACGCGATGATTATATGCGCAAACTAGCTATAAAATATTCCGAATATGGGTTCGAAAGCCACGTCGGCTACGGAACCAAGGCGCATTATTTGGCAATTCAAAAACTTGGCCCGCTTAAATTTGTTCATCGCACCAACTTTGCTCCGTTTCAGGAATTACCACAGCAGCTATGA
- a CDS encoding YraN family protein — translation MKTTEQGRAAEVAVANQLKSQGYEIIAQNWRTRLCEIDIVAKKKKTIYFVEVKYRASSLQGDGFDHITARKLQQMTFAARNWVAENDWRGDYCLLAAAVSGIDASKIEMIEL, via the coding sequence ATGAAAACTACCGAGCAAGGCAGGGCGGCGGAGGTAGCTGTCGCTAATCAATTAAAATCTCAGGGCTATGAAATTATTGCCCAAAACTGGCGGACTCGCTTGTGCGAGATCGATATTGTCGCCAAAAAGAAAAAGACCATTTATTTTGTTGAAGTTAAGTACCGTGCCTCCAGCTTACAGGGAGACGGGTTTGACCACATAACTGCTCGTAAACTACAGCAGATGACATTTGCGGCACGAAATTGGGTGGCCGAAAACGACTGGCGCGGCGACTATTGCTTGCTGGCCGCAGCGGTCAGCGGCATTGATGCTAGCAAAATTGAAATGATCGAGCTTTAG
- a CDS encoding M1 family metallopeptidase, with protein sequence MKKVKRLVAEFRPEHYSLYLAPDREAMTFAGTIKIRGRRHGKPSQRLTFHQKGLKFTSAKVTKFDKKRGELQIEIDRINRHETYDEVRLHSTEMVYAGEYEIELEFSGKITDQMHGIYPCYFTHNGQDKKLIATQFESHYAREVFPCIDEPEAKATFDLSLLTPAGKNETVLANTPVKKQIKKSGGLLTEFETTPKMSTYLVAFVFGELAYTEAKTNSGVVVRSYATPDNAKFTEFATETGVRCLEFYNEYFDIPYPLPKLDMIALPDFSSGAMENWGLVTYREQALLVDPANTSIEMKQYVAMVIAHELAHQWFGNLVTMRWWTDLWLNEGFASWIEYLACDELFPQWDMWAQYIVDDQFLGLRSDSLANTHPIEVPINHPDEIRTIFDDISYQKGSAVIHMLQAYLGGEAFRDGLRYYLKTHAYGNTETNDLWAALAKISGKPVREFMHTWVGEPGYPVLSVKHHNDELVLHQQRFFALHGAGHNSDTVWQIPLNCPMIGLDALTDKSTSIEWSSDTPLLNQGHSGFYLTTYDKETYARFGALVEAGSLNEAERLGLLFDSFSAARSGYLPTAQALNLLSFYHSEHSSPVWDTISMVLADIRRVFGSDELIEAMKPYLARVTAEQVERLGWEQAKKETHFDSLLRPTVLGLASLGNNQEVVKEALSRFEKMTKPEDERPDIRGVIYATAVRKGGDKEFKKLKKFYEDSNSASEKVTLASALTGFKQPELYKEALSLIKSPVVRAQDIGYWVGYSFANRHAKHATWQWLKENWKWLENSLGAELGFARMPAYAARSFSDDEFKKDFVKFFEPQLTPSIRREYKKALETIEWQAAWRKRDFDSVQDFFKER encoded by the coding sequence GTGAAGAAAGTAAAACGACTGGTTGCGGAGTTTCGGCCGGAACATTATTCCCTTTATTTGGCCCCGGATCGAGAGGCCATGACGTTTGCTGGAACTATCAAAATCCGCGGGCGCAGGCATGGCAAGCCCAGCCAGCGGCTTACCTTTCATCAAAAAGGTCTTAAATTTACGTCGGCCAAAGTCACTAAGTTTGATAAAAAACGCGGTGAACTACAAATTGAAATAGACCGCATTAACCGCCACGAAACTTACGACGAAGTCCGCCTGCATTCAACCGAGATGGTTTACGCAGGTGAATACGAGATCGAGCTGGAGTTCAGCGGCAAAATAACAGATCAAATGCACGGCATTTACCCTTGTTACTTTACTCATAACGGCCAGGATAAAAAACTTATCGCTACCCAATTCGAAAGCCATTACGCCCGCGAGGTTTTTCCGTGCATTGACGAACCCGAAGCCAAAGCGACTTTTGATTTGAGCCTGCTCACACCAGCCGGTAAAAACGAAACCGTACTGGCCAACACGCCGGTTAAAAAACAAATTAAAAAAAGCGGTGGATTATTAACCGAATTTGAAACCACGCCCAAAATGAGCACCTACCTGGTAGCTTTTGTGTTTGGAGAACTGGCCTATACCGAGGCAAAAACCAACAGCGGTGTGGTCGTTCGGTCTTACGCCACGCCAGACAATGCTAAATTTACAGAATTCGCCACTGAAACCGGCGTACGCTGCCTGGAGTTTTATAACGAATATTTTGATATTCCCTATCCTCTGCCCAAACTCGACATGATAGCTCTGCCGGACTTTTCTAGCGGCGCTATGGAAAATTGGGGACTGGTTACCTACCGCGAACAGGCTCTGTTGGTTGATCCGGCCAACACGTCGATTGAAATGAAACAATACGTCGCCATGGTGATTGCTCACGAGCTAGCTCACCAGTGGTTTGGCAACTTAGTGACTATGCGTTGGTGGACTGATTTATGGCTTAACGAAGGCTTTGCTAGCTGGATTGAATATCTGGCCTGCGACGAGCTGTTCCCTCAGTGGGATATGTGGGCTCAGTACATTGTTGACGATCAGTTCTTAGGACTTCGAAGTGATTCACTAGCAAACACTCACCCAATAGAAGTGCCAATCAACCACCCGGACGAAATTCGCACCATCTTTGACGACATTAGCTACCAAAAAGGCTCGGCTGTAATTCACATGCTCCAAGCCTATCTGGGCGGTGAAGCTTTTCGTGACGGTCTGCGCTATTACTTAAAAACTCACGCCTACGGCAACACAGAAACTAACGACCTTTGGGCAGCACTAGCCAAAATTAGTGGCAAACCAGTTCGCGAATTTATGCACACATGGGTTGGCGAACCGGGTTATCCGGTGCTATCGGTTAAGCATCATAACGACGAACTAGTCTTGCATCAACAGCGCTTTTTTGCCCTCCATGGTGCCGGACACAACTCCGATACAGTCTGGCAAATACCACTGAACTGCCCAATGATTGGACTAGACGCCCTCACAGATAAATCCACTTCTATCGAATGGTCTTCTGATACTCCTCTACTAAATCAGGGTCACAGCGGTTTTTATTTAACAACCTACGACAAAGAGACTTATGCCCGCTTTGGAGCGCTCGTTGAAGCGGGTAGTTTAAATGAAGCTGAGCGGTTAGGTTTACTCTTCGATAGTTTTTCCGCCGCTCGCTCTGGCTATTTACCTACCGCTCAAGCGCTTAATTTACTGAGTTTTTACCACAGCGAACACAGTTCGCCCGTCTGGGACACCATATCTATGGTTTTGGCCGATATTCGCCGCGTGTTTGGCAGCGACGAGTTGATTGAAGCAATGAAACCATATCTTGCCCGGGTAACTGCCGAACAGGTTGAACGGCTAGGCTGGGAACAGGCCAAAAAAGAGACGCACTTCGATAGCTTGCTGCGCCCAACCGTACTGGGGCTAGCTTCTCTTGGAAATAATCAAGAGGTAGTCAAAGAAGCGCTAAGCCGTTTTGAAAAAATGACCAAACCAGAGGACGAACGACCCGATATCCGAGGCGTTATTTATGCCACGGCGGTAAGAAAGGGCGGCGATAAGGAATTTAAAAAACTAAAGAAATTTTACGAAGACTCTAACTCGGCCAGCGAAAAAGTCACTTTAGCCAGCGCCCTAACCGGCTTTAAGCAGCCCGAACTATATAAAGAAGCGTTGTCTCTGATTAAAAGTCCGGTAGTGCGGGCGCAGGACATTGGCTACTGGGTAGGCTACAGCTTTGCTAACCGTCACGCCAAGCACGCTACCTGGCAATGGCTGAAAGAAAACTGGAAGTGGCTAGAAAATAGTTTGGGCGCAGAGTTAGGCTTTGCCCGCATGCCAGCCTACGCCGCTCGCTCATTTTCTGATGATGAATTTAAAAAGGACTTCGTAAAGTTTTTTGAACCACAACTAACACCAAGTATCCGCCGCGAATACAAAAAAGCACTCGAAACTATTGAGTGGCAAGCCGCTTGGCGCAAGCGAGACTTTGATTCAGTCCAAGATTTCTTTAAAGAGCGATAG
- the nusA gene encoding transcription termination factor NusA → MDFKQLAQAIKLIAEEKNLPEEQVQDVVQQALAAAWRRDYGDREQEVRVTMNLNTGEVTAYVTKEVVDEVEDEHTQISLSQAQVIRKNAKVGETVELEQKVEDFGRVAAQTAKQVIMQRLREAEREIVLAEYEDKIGTLVNGVVARVEGRVVRMELGRAQGLLPASEQIQGERYYPGQRLKLFLKDVEKGFRGPQLIVSRGCKEFIEELFKAEVPEMEGGAVEIKAIAREAGVRSKIAVASNVPGVDPVGTFVGGHGTRINAVRDEIGNQEMIDIVVWDEDKATFVANAMKPANVVRVQLGKEGKATVVVAEDQLSIAIGKSGQNVRLAGKLTGYELDVEADKANSSVPASDEEQPVSTVESKPVVQKLKKKTELESSLLEAIEEHGE, encoded by the coding sequence ATGGATTTTAAACAACTAGCCCAGGCTATAAAACTGATCGCCGAAGAAAAAAACCTACCGGAAGAGCAGGTGCAGGACGTTGTGCAGCAAGCTTTGGCTGCTGCCTGGCGCCGCGACTACGGCGACCGCGAGCAAGAAGTTCGCGTGACTATGAACTTAAACACCGGCGAAGTTACGGCTTATGTAACTAAAGAAGTCGTCGACGAAGTCGAAGACGAGCATACTCAAATTAGCCTTAGCCAAGCTCAGGTTATTCGCAAGAACGCCAAGGTTGGCGAGACCGTTGAGCTAGAACAAAAGGTGGAAGACTTCGGCCGCGTGGCCGCTCAAACCGCCAAGCAGGTTATTATGCAGCGCTTGCGCGAAGCCGAGCGCGAAATTGTTCTGGCTGAGTACGAAGACAAAATAGGCACTTTGGTTAATGGTGTCGTTGCCCGCGTAGAGGGCCGTGTAGTTCGCATGGAGCTCGGCCGCGCCCAAGGTTTATTGCCAGCCAGCGAGCAAATTCAAGGTGAACGCTACTACCCTGGCCAGCGCCTCAAACTATTTTTGAAGGACGTCGAAAAAGGCTTCCGTGGCCCACAGCTGATTGTCAGCCGCGGCTGCAAGGAATTTATCGAAGAGCTGTTTAAGGCCGAGGTTCCAGAAATGGAGGGCGGTGCGGTTGAAATTAAAGCCATCGCCCGTGAAGCTGGTGTCCGTAGCAAAATCGCCGTTGCCAGCAATGTGCCTGGAGTTGACCCGGTTGGCACTTTTGTTGGTGGTCACGGTACTCGTATCAATGCGGTCCGCGACGAAATCGGCAACCAAGAAATGATCGATATTGTCGTTTGGGATGAAGACAAGGCCACTTTTGTTGCCAATGCCATGAAGCCGGCAAATGTCGTTCGCGTTCAGCTTGGCAAAGAAGGAAAGGCTACTGTTGTTGTGGCCGAGGATCAGCTAAGTATAGCTATTGGTAAATCAGGTCAAAACGTCCGTTTGGCGGGCAAATTGACTGGCTATGAGCTGGATGTCGAAGCCGATAAAGCCAACTCTTCAGTGCCAGCTAGCGATGAAGAGCAGCCCGTTAGCACTGTTGAATCTAAGCCGGTAGTTCAGAAGCTCAAAAAGAAGACCGAGCTGGAAAGCAGCTTGCTCGAAGCTATCGAAGAACACGGAGAATAA